A single Alcanivorax borkumensis SK2 DNA region contains:
- a CDS encoding YdbL family protein has product MKMLKPALAMVALLMSMAAFALDLGEAKSQGLVGEQTDGYLGVVKATPAAVELAADINQKRRNAYERIAKKNGITLDQVARLAGQKAIDKTRPGQYVKTPDGQWVEK; this is encoded by the coding sequence ATGAAAATGTTAAAACCTGCATTGGCCATGGTGGCATTATTGATGAGCATGGCCGCGTTTGCGCTGGACCTAGGTGAGGCGAAAAGCCAGGGGCTGGTGGGTGAACAAACGGATGGTTATCTGGGAGTCGTTAAAGCTACACCGGCTGCGGTGGAATTGGCCGCGGATATCAATCAGAAACGCAGAAATGCCTACGAGCGAATTGCCAAAAAGAACGGCATTACCCTAGATCAGGTGGCGAGGCTGGCAGGGCAAAAAGCCATCGATAAAACGAGACCAGGGCAATACGTAAAAACACCCGATGGACAGTGGGTAGAAAAATAA
- a CDS encoding YnbE family lipoprotein → MMKQVGLGTVLLAGCLLAACTPTVALKAPEEPITINLNVKIDHEIRLKVEKDIDQLFSEDSDLF, encoded by the coding sequence ATGATGAAACAAGTCGGGCTGGGCACGGTGTTGTTGGCCGGGTGTCTGTTGGCGGCTTGCACGCCTACGGTGGCCCTGAAAGCGCCGGAAGAACCCATCACCATTAACTTGAATGTGAAAATTGATCATGAAATCCGCCTGAAGGTGGAAAAGGATATTGATCAGTTGTTTAGCGAAGATAGCGACCTGTTCTAA
- a CDS encoding intermembrane phospholipid transport protein YdbH family protein has translation MVRLSSRMLRPLGAGLLLLLVIVLLLILVAVGWAYSAGIRVSEPGWQHGLTLGQWRVVRDDCVAAQGTDLSIESVWPLNVTQQTLALYHCAKSDSAQTSASPFADGLPWAPPFHLDVVELDLAGVIDYPLPVMMLTLHQQAQHWQLQASAPHVALQAQYQRASGAWEASGEGALNAVLPDWQGHWQWRGQGAWQGESAGEIQLDLDSAGPVSQAQRADLLAQAQFQGAQWQLEADLSQPLALNSDWQLTAAEPLSVSGNGVALARAKVALALAGPLGTVTLQAATHCAPPENCEPKAAADSPQAIEQGRGTLRLQGESLEGEVAFYWQDRLLVLEPASLTLPQAVTAQWQEPLQIPMARSGFTALPLALGYQGLKVTTGASEVQWALADDDALAAIEWQWAGDVALHGQWQGYQWQGAWQGVVGSHGLEGVPLTLSARQGSDQLTFRLPVDTLQQAPYGAEASVAGSLSGYPLEGNLAFAQSGAGWAGTLQANTVLPQFEQGGQVAVKAPWSLVDGTVSVAAGSQASISEGLIGQVLIRPLSLSATGPLRINEQGISGDLAIHSEGLLAARWRLPPISGTATVEGDQIQSRLTVSEWQSDLWANATLDGNGGAKGAMALRSALTPAMGVGLDVTPRQGQLEGRGHWQWGKTLKASGDITLTETDLDWGSVTARGAAAEIHGEYHDGDIQISSTGPVTVHTLDIGTPMTDLALTVKSDLSQWNVTDLRANLLGGYLRSPSLDWPSARPQPVVISRIDLAQVAALQNPSPVLLAGRVGGYVPLQLGEDFMVIEQGRLANEGPLSLIIPDSSSVQSMAESNQAVKLALDSLSTLLISDFQARMAMNKAGWLDAKITIKGENPQRNNLPVVFNYTHQENMLALMRSLRIGDEITEQLRTENQ, from the coding sequence ATGGTTCGACTCTCCTCACGCATGCTTCGCCCACTAGGCGCTGGCTTGTTGTTATTGCTGGTTATCGTATTGCTGCTGATTCTGGTGGCGGTAGGCTGGGCCTATAGCGCAGGAATACGCGTCAGTGAGCCGGGGTGGCAGCACGGCCTGACGCTGGGCCAGTGGCGTGTTGTGCGCGACGACTGTGTGGCCGCACAAGGTACCGACCTGAGCATTGAGAGTGTTTGGCCGCTGAACGTGACGCAGCAGACGCTAGCGTTATATCACTGTGCGAAAAGTGATTCTGCGCAGACGTCGGCTAGCCCCTTTGCTGACGGGCTTCCCTGGGCGCCCCCTTTCCATCTAGACGTTGTCGAACTGGATTTGGCCGGCGTTATTGACTATCCCCTTCCGGTAATGATGCTGACACTCCACCAGCAGGCGCAGCATTGGCAGCTGCAAGCCTCCGCCCCGCACGTGGCGCTACAGGCGCAGTATCAGCGAGCCAGCGGGGCTTGGGAGGCCAGCGGTGAGGGAGCGTTAAACGCAGTATTACCGGACTGGCAGGGCCACTGGCAATGGCGTGGCCAAGGGGCTTGGCAGGGCGAATCCGCTGGGGAAATACAGCTGGATCTTGATTCGGCCGGGCCAGTGTCGCAAGCACAACGGGCGGACCTGTTGGCGCAGGCTCAGTTTCAAGGTGCCCAGTGGCAGTTGGAGGCGGACCTGTCCCAGCCGTTAGCGCTGAATAGTGACTGGCAGCTGACGGCAGCAGAGCCTCTTAGTGTTTCCGGCAATGGCGTGGCATTAGCTCGGGCAAAAGTGGCGCTGGCGTTGGCCGGCCCGCTTGGCACCGTGACGTTGCAGGCAGCCACTCACTGCGCGCCGCCCGAAAACTGTGAACCAAAAGCTGCCGCAGACTCCCCTCAGGCGATTGAACAGGGGCGGGGAACGCTGCGATTGCAGGGCGAAAGCCTGGAGGGAGAAGTGGCATTTTACTGGCAGGATCGGCTGCTGGTGCTTGAGCCCGCCTCCCTGACTTTGCCGCAAGCAGTCACTGCCCAGTGGCAGGAGCCCTTGCAGATACCCATGGCTCGTTCTGGGTTCACAGCGTTGCCGTTGGCGTTGGGCTACCAAGGATTGAAAGTAACCACCGGTGCCAGTGAGGTTCAGTGGGCACTGGCAGACGACGATGCGCTGGCAGCGATAGAGTGGCAGTGGGCTGGCGATGTGGCCTTGCATGGCCAATGGCAGGGATACCAGTGGCAAGGGGCCTGGCAAGGCGTGGTCGGTAGCCACGGCCTGGAGGGGGTTCCACTCACGCTGAGCGCACGACAAGGGAGTGACCAGCTGACCTTTCGGTTGCCCGTGGATACCTTGCAACAGGCACCATACGGTGCCGAGGCTAGCGTGGCTGGTAGTCTGTCCGGTTACCCGCTAGAGGGTAACCTGGCGTTTGCCCAGTCTGGTGCCGGTTGGGCCGGCACCTTGCAGGCAAACACCGTCTTGCCGCAGTTTGAACAGGGTGGGCAGGTGGCGGTCAAGGCGCCTTGGTCGCTGGTGGATGGCACTGTCAGCGTGGCGGCGGGGAGCCAGGCATCAATCTCTGAAGGTTTGATCGGGCAGGTCTTGATCCGGCCTTTATCGTTGAGTGCAACGGGGCCGTTGCGGATCAATGAACAGGGCATCAGCGGCGACCTGGCCATCCACAGTGAGGGCTTGCTGGCGGCACGCTGGCGTTTGCCGCCGATATCGGGAACCGCGACGGTGGAAGGCGACCAGATTCAGAGCCGGTTAACGGTTAGCGAGTGGCAAAGTGACCTGTGGGCCAACGCCACGCTTGATGGTAACGGGGGGGCGAAAGGGGCGATGGCGCTGCGTAGCGCGCTGACCCCTGCCATGGGCGTCGGCTTGGACGTCACGCCACGGCAAGGGCAGCTGGAAGGGCGTGGTCATTGGCAATGGGGGAAAACGCTGAAAGCCAGCGGCGATATTACTCTCACCGAGACAGACTTAGACTGGGGCAGCGTCACCGCTCGTGGTGCTGCCGCTGAGATCCATGGTGAATACCATGACGGTGATATTCAGATCAGCAGCACGGGGCCGGTGACGGTGCACACTCTGGATATCGGTACGCCAATGACCGACCTGGCGTTAACCGTGAAGAGTGACCTGTCACAGTGGAATGTTACCGATCTTCGCGCGAATCTGCTCGGTGGTTATTTGCGCTCTCCGTCGCTGGACTGGCCCTCCGCTCGGCCTCAGCCGGTAGTGATCAGTCGCATTGATCTAGCCCAGGTCGCGGCGCTGCAGAACCCGTCGCCAGTGTTGCTGGCCGGGCGAGTAGGGGGATATGTTCCGCTGCAACTGGGTGAGGATTTTATGGTTATCGAGCAGGGGCGGCTGGCCAACGAGGGGCCGCTGTCGTTGATCATTCCTGATTCGTCCAGCGTACAAAGCATGGCGGAGTCGAATCAGGCGGTGAAGCTGGCGCTGGATAGCCTTAGTACCTTGCTGATTAGCGATTTTCAGGCTCGCATGGCGATGAATAAAGCCGGTTGGCTGGATGCGAAGATTACCATCAAAGGCGAAAACCCACAGAGAAATAATCTGCCGGTGGTGTTTAACTACACGCACCAAGAAAACATGTTAGCGCTGATGCGTAGCTTGCGTATCGGCGATGAAATCACCGAACAACTGCGCACGGAGAATCAATGA
- the ylqF gene encoding ribosome biogenesis GTPase YlqF, giving the protein MSINWFPGHMNKAIREIRDILPKVDLVIEVVDARLPYSSANPVIEQFRADKPCLKLLSKSDLADPAITQQWLAHLEQDPTVRALAITTEKPEQIRKLLDTALKMAGKREDRATSVTALITGIPNVGKSTLINNLASRIIAKAGNEPAVTQRQQRIDLRNGLILIDSPGILWPKIENPDSGYRLALSGAIKATAMQEDDVALFAAEYFMQAYPELMKERFKLDTLPDEGVPFLETIGKQRGCIGKGGHVDFDRTAALLINEYRSGKLGPITLETPAMAEKEHVKVAEIRRLKEEEKEAKKKARKAAYKAKGSTGSN; this is encoded by the coding sequence ATGAGCATCAACTGGTTCCCCGGCCACATGAACAAGGCCATCCGCGAAATTCGCGACATTCTCCCCAAGGTGGACCTGGTCATCGAAGTGGTAGACGCCCGCTTACCCTATAGCAGTGCCAACCCGGTAATCGAACAATTTCGCGCCGACAAGCCCTGCCTGAAACTGCTCAGTAAAAGCGACCTGGCCGATCCCGCCATTACTCAACAATGGCTGGCTCATCTTGAACAAGATCCAACCGTCCGCGCCCTGGCCATCACCACCGAAAAGCCGGAACAGATCCGCAAGCTGCTAGACACCGCCCTGAAAATGGCTGGTAAACGCGAAGACCGGGCCACCAGCGTCACCGCCCTGATCACCGGCATTCCCAACGTGGGCAAATCCACCCTGATCAACAATCTGGCCAGCCGTATCATTGCCAAGGCAGGTAACGAGCCCGCCGTCACCCAGCGCCAACAGCGCATCGACCTGCGCAACGGCCTTATCCTGATCGACTCCCCCGGCATCCTTTGGCCTAAAATTGAAAACCCGGACAGCGGCTACCGCCTGGCCCTCTCCGGCGCCATCAAAGCCACCGCCATGCAAGAAGACGACGTAGCCTTGTTTGCCGCCGAGTATTTCATGCAAGCCTATCCAGAATTAATGAAGGAGCGCTTCAAACTCGACACGCTGCCCGATGAAGGCGTGCCGTTTCTGGAAACCATCGGCAAGCAACGCGGCTGTATCGGCAAAGGCGGCCACGTGGACTTCGACCGCACCGCCGCCCTGCTCATCAACGAATACCGCAGCGGCAAACTCGGCCCCATCACCCTGGAAACCCCGGCCATGGCCGAGAAAGAGCATGTGAAAGTGGCAGAGATACGCAGGCTAAAAGAAGAGGAAAAAGAGGCGAAGAAGAAAGCCAGGAAGGCGGCGTATAAGGCGAAGGGCAGCACCGGAAGTAACTAA
- a CDS encoding DUF4011 domain-containing protein, with protein MSDGDTSKIKIRTTLVEKINFACHQSAFAVLRELQIENLDEEQDLSDLAVTLEASPAFVKSKTWTVDRLAAGGLLAMKDRDLELDGGFLLGLTESMRGRVTVRVTQAEQCLAETMISVELLACNEWGGATYIPELLAAFCTPNDPAVDRLLGQASQILRKAGKSGNINGYDSGSREQVWLMAQAIYSAIVKMQIGYALPPASFESNGQKIRLPNQVESAKVATCLDTTLLFAAALEQAQLNPLVILTQGHALVGVWLDKEDLSSVVVDEAETLRQRIPLKELILIETTLMTNHPAPPFSKAVQEGSKQVSLDKDGEFVAAIDIRRARAHRINPISLKSQIARKEETIDDEEDVELWIESPPDDLGKSPVHMEGDVPEDTPGGRLERWQRKLLDLSARNPLLNQKPSKSSLTLVCHDPGELEDVLATGARISVAPFPQLKAQDQDSDIHRQRTGDDLKEVYARDALTKKQVLVDLTQDDLDKRAVEIYRKAQTSLKEGGSNTLFLAVGFLLWKPQDKGDRRYRAPLILLPVSLERKSVRSGVKMVANDDEPRFNTTLLELLKKDFGIEIRGLSGALPEDESGVDVAGIWNRVRHAIKDVPGFEVVEETVLGHFSFAKYLMWKDLVDRSEALKESPVVRHLLDTPREAYESDIRFVDPKEIDLEYTPADLLTPLAADSSQMAAIATADRGKDFVIIGPPGTGKSQTIGNLIAHMLGKGKKVLFVSEKTAALEVVHRRLKDIGLGQFCLELHSNKARKADVLDQLRTSWNSASQSTIRDWKAEAERLKALRDRLNRVVNALHQRHRNGLTAHYAIGVKVRDADLAAKVKLSWPNAAYHDEVQLQKLREMAELLAVQAKAVGNLVDHPLGVISNFDWRPQWEEEVVAAARSLKTGGAQLTEKLTLLEKALGISLGVVGLPKLAAMAECGQVLLDAYRQQASFALEPDATDRLDALEEAVTQLKTYIETQAKLSCTYEALAWQKLDAGVLGQAWAEANDTWWPKSWFAKRKVVKQMREGGAQGDPDPTNDIPVLQQLRETGGQIDRLDGVLKGLREWDSYNSDPVAMTALKELGSRARVAVGKLADDAESLVALRGKIRTLLYDANDLLAPEAPVGRAINDFRASFESFNTHKEKFEALIGASLEARLSGDVPALESLGAQCQEIVDNHIALRDWCAWVRRRSEALDFQLGPLVDALENGTVPADQVEEVFEAAYCSWWSSAVIGEDEVLRTFSSPEHEAAIENFRELDTRFSDLTAKYIAANLAGEIPDQETTKKKSSWGVLAHELQKKMRHKPVREMMETIPDVITTLAPCLMMSPLSIAQFLSAGQAQFDVVIFDEASQITVWDAVGSLARGKQVIVAGDPKQMPPSNFFGRSDDDPDGDIDGEGDLESILDELIGASIPQRVLNLHYRSRRESLIAFSNSRYYDSSLITFPAPVHPDKGVSLVKPEGFYARGKARHNQGEAKAIVAEIVRRLTSDDPAVRNLSIGVVTFNTEQQSLIEDLLDKARAEDPGIEWAFSEDELEPVFVKNLETVQGDERDVILFSITYGPDEAGHVTMNFGPLNRTGGERRLNVAMTRARSEMMVFSTMPPERIDLARTQARAVADLKHFLEYAERGASALGAAVHGSMGDFESPFEVAVARGLQEKGWTVHPQIGVSAYRIDMGIVHPDKPGIYLAGIECDGAMYHSSAYARERDKIRQGVLEGLGWTLFRVWSTDWWTNKHKALEEVDAALREQLSAARGGGVKLSTPPKLRQT; from the coding sequence ATGTCTGACGGGGATACGTCAAAAATAAAAATCCGCACCACCCTGGTGGAAAAGATCAACTTCGCCTGTCACCAGAGCGCATTTGCGGTGCTGCGGGAATTGCAGATCGAGAATCTGGATGAAGAGCAGGATCTGTCAGACCTGGCGGTGACATTAGAAGCCTCACCGGCGTTTGTGAAGTCGAAGACCTGGACGGTGGACCGGTTGGCGGCGGGTGGTTTGCTGGCCATGAAAGACCGTGACTTGGAGCTGGATGGCGGTTTCCTGCTGGGGCTGACGGAATCCATGCGCGGCAGGGTGACAGTTCGTGTCACTCAGGCTGAGCAGTGCCTTGCCGAGACGATGATTTCGGTGGAGTTGCTGGCGTGTAATGAGTGGGGTGGGGCGACCTACATCCCTGAATTGTTGGCAGCGTTCTGCACCCCGAACGACCCGGCAGTGGATCGGTTGTTGGGCCAGGCCAGCCAGATTCTTCGCAAGGCGGGTAAGTCGGGCAACATCAACGGCTACGATTCCGGCAGCCGTGAGCAGGTGTGGCTGATGGCGCAGGCCATTTATTCCGCCATTGTGAAAATGCAGATCGGCTATGCGCTGCCGCCAGCCAGTTTCGAGAGTAATGGCCAGAAAATCCGCCTGCCCAACCAGGTTGAAAGCGCCAAGGTGGCTACCTGCCTGGATACTACCTTGCTGTTTGCGGCAGCACTGGAGCAGGCGCAGCTGAACCCGCTGGTGATTCTTACCCAGGGGCATGCGTTGGTTGGGGTATGGCTGGACAAGGAAGATCTCTCCAGTGTTGTGGTTGATGAAGCCGAGACGCTGCGTCAGCGGATTCCCCTGAAAGAATTGATCCTGATTGAAACCACGTTGATGACCAATCACCCTGCACCACCTTTCTCCAAGGCGGTGCAGGAGGGTAGTAAGCAAGTGTCGCTGGACAAGGATGGCGAGTTTGTCGCAGCCATCGATATTCGCCGGGCACGAGCGCATCGTATTAATCCCATTAGCCTAAAGTCGCAGATCGCGCGGAAAGAGGAAACCATTGATGATGAAGAGGATGTTGAGCTCTGGATTGAGTCTCCGCCAGATGACCTAGGGAAGTCGCCAGTACATATGGAAGGCGATGTACCGGAGGATACGCCGGGCGGTCGCCTTGAGCGTTGGCAGCGCAAGCTGCTGGATCTGTCTGCGCGTAATCCGCTGCTGAATCAGAAGCCCAGCAAAAGTAGTTTGACGTTAGTATGTCATGACCCGGGTGAGCTTGAGGACGTTCTGGCTACTGGGGCTAGAATTTCTGTTGCTCCCTTTCCCCAGTTGAAGGCTCAGGATCAGGATTCGGATATCCATCGACAACGTACCGGGGATGACCTGAAAGAGGTTTATGCCCGCGATGCGCTGACCAAGAAGCAGGTGTTGGTAGACCTGACTCAGGATGATTTGGATAAGCGGGCGGTGGAGATTTACCGCAAGGCGCAGACGTCGCTGAAGGAAGGCGGGTCCAATACCTTGTTTCTGGCCGTGGGCTTTCTGCTATGGAAGCCGCAGGACAAAGGGGACCGCCGCTACCGAGCGCCGCTGATTCTGTTGCCGGTCTCTCTGGAGCGTAAGTCCGTGCGCAGTGGCGTGAAGATGGTGGCCAATGATGATGAGCCCCGTTTCAACACCACTTTACTGGAGTTACTGAAGAAAGATTTCGGTATCGAGATTCGCGGCCTCAGCGGGGCTCTGCCTGAGGATGAAAGCGGTGTTGATGTGGCGGGCATCTGGAATCGGGTACGCCATGCCATCAAGGATGTGCCGGGCTTTGAAGTGGTGGAGGAAACCGTGCTGGGCCACTTCTCCTTCGCCAAGTACCTGATGTGGAAAGACCTGGTGGATCGCTCCGAGGCGCTGAAAGAAAGCCCGGTGGTGCGGCACCTGCTGGATACGCCCCGCGAGGCGTACGAAAGTGATATCCGGTTTGTTGACCCCAAAGAAATTGATCTCGAATACACCCCGGCAGACCTACTGACCCCGCTAGCAGCAGACTCTTCTCAGATGGCTGCTATTGCCACGGCGGATCGCGGCAAAGACTTTGTCATCATCGGCCCACCAGGCACCGGTAAGAGCCAGACCATCGGCAACCTGATTGCGCACATGCTGGGCAAGGGCAAGAAGGTGCTGTTTGTCTCCGAGAAGACCGCCGCTCTGGAGGTGGTGCACCGGCGTCTCAAGGATATTGGTCTGGGCCAGTTCTGTCTTGAGTTGCACTCGAACAAAGCCCGGAAGGCTGACGTGCTGGATCAGCTACGCACCTCCTGGAATAGCGCCTCCCAATCCACGATCCGTGACTGGAAGGCTGAGGCAGAGCGCCTTAAGGCATTGCGCGACCGCTTGAACAGGGTGGTGAATGCCTTACATCAACGGCACCGCAATGGCCTGACGGCGCACTATGCCATTGGGGTGAAGGTGCGTGATGCTGATTTGGCCGCCAAGGTGAAGCTGAGCTGGCCCAATGCAGCCTATCACGATGAAGTGCAACTGCAGAAGCTGCGTGAAATGGCCGAGTTGCTCGCAGTGCAGGCTAAGGCGGTTGGCAACTTGGTCGATCATCCTCTTGGTGTGATCAGCAACTTTGACTGGCGGCCACAGTGGGAAGAAGAAGTAGTGGCTGCTGCTCGCAGCCTGAAAACGGGTGGCGCACAGTTGACCGAGAAACTGACCTTACTTGAGAAGGCGCTGGGCATCAGCCTTGGTGTGGTGGGCTTGCCCAAGCTGGCCGCCATGGCAGAGTGCGGGCAAGTATTGTTGGACGCCTACCGCCAGCAGGCTTCTTTTGCGCTGGAGCCAGATGCAACGGATCGGCTGGATGCGCTCGAAGAAGCCGTCACGCAGCTGAAGACCTATATCGAGACGCAAGCGAAACTGAGCTGTACCTATGAGGCGTTAGCTTGGCAAAAGCTGGACGCGGGGGTACTGGGGCAAGCCTGGGCGGAGGCTAATGATACCTGGTGGCCCAAGAGCTGGTTTGCCAAGCGTAAGGTTGTGAAGCAAATGCGCGAAGGCGGAGCGCAGGGTGATCCGGACCCCACCAATGATATCCCGGTGCTGCAACAATTGCGGGAAACCGGTGGCCAGATCGACCGTCTCGATGGCGTGCTGAAAGGCCTGCGGGAATGGGACTCTTATAACTCAGACCCTGTTGCCATGACTGCCTTGAAAGAGCTCGGTTCACGGGCTCGTGTCGCTGTTGGCAAGCTGGCGGATGACGCGGAGTCTCTGGTGGCCCTGCGCGGCAAGATTCGAACCTTGCTTTATGACGCGAACGACCTGTTGGCTCCAGAGGCCCCCGTGGGGCGTGCAATCAATGATTTCAGAGCGTCTTTCGAGTCCTTTAATACCCATAAGGAAAAGTTCGAGGCATTGATTGGTGCTTCGTTGGAGGCTCGGCTTTCTGGCGATGTGCCGGCCCTTGAGTCACTTGGTGCGCAATGTCAGGAAATTGTCGATAATCATATTGCCTTGCGAGACTGGTGCGCTTGGGTGCGACGTCGTTCCGAGGCACTGGATTTCCAGCTTGGCCCGCTGGTGGACGCCCTTGAAAATGGCACGGTGCCTGCGGACCAGGTGGAAGAGGTCTTCGAGGCGGCCTATTGCAGTTGGTGGTCGTCGGCGGTGATTGGTGAGGATGAGGTGCTGCGTACCTTCTCTTCTCCAGAGCATGAAGCGGCGATTGAGAATTTCCGGGAGCTGGATACCCGGTTCAGTGATCTGACGGCGAAGTATATTGCCGCGAATCTGGCAGGGGAAATTCCGGACCAGGAGACCACAAAGAAGAAGTCGTCTTGGGGTGTGCTGGCCCATGAGCTTCAAAAGAAAATGCGACATAAACCCGTTCGGGAAATGATGGAGACCATCCCGGATGTAATTACGACGTTGGCTCCCTGCTTGATGATGTCGCCTCTGTCGATTGCCCAGTTCCTGTCTGCCGGGCAGGCACAGTTCGATGTGGTGATTTTCGATGAAGCCTCTCAGATCACCGTGTGGGATGCGGTGGGCTCACTGGCCCGTGGTAAGCAAGTGATTGTGGCCGGTGACCCGAAGCAGATGCCGCCCTCCAATTTCTTTGGCCGTTCTGATGATGATCCAGATGGTGACATAGACGGGGAGGGGGATCTGGAAAGCATCCTGGATGAACTGATCGGCGCGAGCATTCCTCAGCGCGTGCTGAACCTGCATTACCGTTCACGCCGGGAAAGCCTGATTGCCTTCTCCAACAGCCGCTACTATGACAGCTCCCTGATCACCTTCCCGGCGCCAGTGCATCCCGACAAGGGGGTGTCACTGGTGAAGCCGGAGGGCTTCTATGCCCGAGGCAAGGCCCGCCATAATCAGGGGGAGGCCAAGGCCATTGTGGCGGAGATTGTACGGCGCCTGACGTCGGATGATCCTGCCGTTCGCAATCTCTCCATTGGGGTGGTGACGTTCAATACTGAACAGCAAAGTCTGATTGAGGATCTGCTGGATAAAGCCAGGGCGGAAGATCCGGGCATCGAATGGGCCTTCTCCGAGGACGAACTGGAGCCGGTGTTCGTGAAGAACCTGGAAACCGTGCAAGGGGATGAGCGGGACGTGATCCTGTTCAGCATCACCTATGGCCCGGATGAGGCCGGTCACGTCACCATGAATTTCGGCCCACTTAACCGGACTGGCGGCGAGCGTCGCTTAAACGTGGCCATGACACGAGCGCGCTCCGAAATGATGGTGTTCTCCACCATGCCGCCAGAGCGCATCGATCTGGCGCGCACGCAGGCCCGCGCCGTGGCGGATCTCAAGCACTTCCTGGAATACGCCGAACGTGGCGCCTCTGCCTTGGGTGCGGCGGTACACGGCTCCATGGGCGACTTCGAGTCCCCCTTCGAAGTGGCCGTGGCCAGAGGGCTGCAGGAAAAAGGCTGGACAGTGCATCCCCAGATCGGCGTTTCTGCCTACCGCATCGACATGGGTATTGTTCACCCGGACAAACCAGGTATATACCTGGCCGGTATCGAGTGCGATGGCGCCATGTACCACAGCTCCGCCTATGCCCGTGAGCGCGATAAGATCCGTCAAGGGGTATTGGAAGGACTGGGTTGGACCCTGTTCAGGGTATGGTCCACGGATTGGTGGACGAATAAGCACAAGGCTTTGGAAGAGGTAGATGCTGCATTGCGTGAACAGCTTTCTGCCGCGCGGGGCGGGGGGGTGAAGCTGTCCACTCCACCTAAACTGAGACAGACCTGA
- a CDS encoding Fic family protein → MIDPGVNFPLRLVSPDFDSPLTDTLMELNHLRRLKLGGTTAPWMFFQLKNIFHILESIGSARIEGNRTTISECFEQKIEHGGRSNERFSEIANVERAMEFIEEQIDEGTEITHVFIRELHNLVVDELSDEGDRTPGAYRTWNVQIQNAAHIPPEAHSVQPYMDELITFINRDDPSKYDLLKTALAHHRFT, encoded by the coding sequence ATGATTGACCCGGGTGTGAATTTTCCTTTGAGGCTGGTGAGTCCTGATTTTGACTCGCCGCTAACAGATACATTGATGGAGCTGAACCACCTTCGCAGGCTGAAACTGGGGGGGACAACGGCCCCATGGATGTTTTTTCAGCTCAAGAATATCTTTCATATTCTGGAGAGTATTGGCTCGGCTCGTATCGAGGGAAACCGGACCACCATCTCGGAATGTTTTGAGCAAAAAATTGAACATGGGGGGCGCTCCAACGAAAGGTTCTCGGAGATCGCCAATGTTGAAAGGGCGATGGAGTTTATTGAAGAGCAAATTGATGAAGGTACTGAGATAACCCATGTCTTTATTCGTGAGCTGCATAACCTTGTCGTTGATGAGTTGAGCGATGAAGGGGATAGAACACCAGGAGCTTACCGAACGTGGAACGTCCAGATCCAGAATGCGGCGCATATTCCACCCGAGGCGCATTCTGTCCAGCCTTACATGGATGAGTTGATTACGTTTATCAACCGGGATGATCCATCGAAGTACGACCTGCTAAAGACCGCGTTAGCTCATCATCGCTTTACCTAG